The proteins below come from a single Serratia fonticola genomic window:
- a CDS encoding cysteine hydrolase family protein — protein sequence MSRSALLIIDVQQSFQHRPFWQEDDLPVFQQALTRLITGCQQQGVPLVDVFHVSPEGPFSLASGYVKRLPFLSHQADVTVQKRVHNALTESGLDAWLRERQVDHLIISGIRTEQCCETTTRVASDLGYKVTFVTEATLTFPMHHPDGSLFTPEQLKRHTETVLVDRFATIASVDEALAQLLHAQS from the coding sequence ATGTCACGTAGCGCACTATTGATCATCGATGTTCAACAATCCTTTCAGCATCGTCCGTTCTGGCAGGAAGACGACCTGCCGGTGTTTCAACAGGCGCTGACGCGCCTGATCACAGGTTGCCAGCAGCAAGGGGTGCCGCTGGTCGACGTGTTCCATGTCTCGCCTGAGGGGCCGTTCTCTTTGGCGTCTGGGTATGTGAAACGCCTGCCGTTTCTGAGCCATCAGGCTGACGTAACGGTGCAAAAGCGAGTGCACAATGCGCTGACTGAATCTGGCCTGGATGCCTGGCTGCGCGAACGCCAGGTCGACCATCTGATTATCAGCGGCATTCGCACCGAGCAATGCTGTGAAACCACCACCCGCGTCGCCTCGGATCTGGGCTATAAAGTGACGTTTGTGACCGAAGCCACGCTCACTTTCCCGATGCATCATCCGGACGGCAGCCTCTTTACCCCCGAGCAGTTAAAGCGGCATACTGAAACCGTGCTGGTCGACCGCTTTGCCACCATTGCCAGCGTCGATGAAGCATTGGCGCAACTTTTACATGCTCAAAGCTAA